The following coding sequences are from one Vulpes vulpes isolate BD-2025 chromosome 12, VulVul3, whole genome shotgun sequence window:
- the LOC112925884 gene encoding ras-related protein Rab-13-like, producing MAKTYDHLFKLLLIGDSGMGKTCLIICFAEDGFNNTYISTIGIDFKICTVDVGRKKIKLQVWDTAGQERFKTITTAYYRGAMGIILVYDITDEKSFENIQNWMKSIKENASAGVEHLLLENKCDMEAKRNVQKEQVIKLAWEHGIRFFETSAKSSTNVDEAFSSLAWDILLKSGGQRSGGQRSGNSHSHPPPAPALT from the coding sequence ATGGCCAAAACCTACGACCACCTCTTCAAGTTGCTTCTCATCGGGGACTCCGGCATGGGCAAGACCTGTCTCATCATTTGCTTTGCTGAGGACGGCTTCAACAACACCTACATCTCCACCATTGGAATCGACTTCAAGATCTGCACTGTGGATGTAGGAAGGAAGAAGATCAAGTTGCAGGTCTGGGACACAGCTGGCCAGGAGCGATTCAAGACAATAACTACTGCATATTACCGTGGAGCCATGGGCATTATCCTCGTATATGACATCACAGATGAGAAATCCTTTGAGAATATTCAGAATTGGATGAAAAGCATCAAAGAGAATGCCTCAGCTGGGGTGGAGCACCTGCTTCTGGAGAACAAGTGTGACATGGAGGCCAAGAGGAACGTGCAGAAGGAGCAGGTCATCAAGCTGGCTTGGGAGCATGGAATCCGATTCTTTGAGACAAGTGCCAAATCCAGCACGAATGTGGATGAGGCTTTCAGTTCCCTGGCCTGGGACATCCTGCTCAAGTCAGGAGGCCAGAGATCAGGAGGCCAGAGATCAGGAAACAGCCatagccaccccccccccgcccccgcactgACTTGA